A single genomic interval of Rubripirellula reticaptiva harbors:
- a CDS encoding PAS domain S-box protein, with translation MDKRDRNLRKDPILTLAVGASAGGLEAFEELLVGLGDSPGLAIIFVQHLDPSSKSLLGELLTKVTTMEVVDLTEGREKIRPDVVYVCPPHSLLQIQNDFLNVQPSAEEGRATHPIDHFFHSVAEEKRDRGIGVVLSGSGSDGTLGLKAISDQGGLTFAQDGKSAKYDSMPRSAATTGVADHVMPPGEIAAEVRKYVEHLRSLGDLTSSKRLQGEIEEAIPMISEALLKATNHNFQHYKTNTLVRRVQRRMQVLKIVSASDYVDLILHQEDEAQSLFRELLIGVTAFFRDPEAFATLKRDVLPKLLDQRGPDDCVRIWVAGCANGAEAYTMAMLCREVLDELSQSEASPSVQIFATDIDERALAIAREGKYPVGIEDQVSPERLKRFFVKRGKRYQVTKEIRELVLFSAHNLISDPPFSRQDLISCRNLLIYLGPHLQNKLIPLFHYALRPSGFLFLGPSENIVSHGELFRPVDAKVRISQRKGTAVGLAAGLTYRPGTPLRNLERNTPDPAVDLTTMMQKIALDEFTPQTAVIDESGQVLTSSSKIDKYLKFAGGPTQTNILKLATSGLRIGLRAAISEAKQTKRRVEHENLSVRVGDLVQRVMVTVQPMPRLGEDDPLYMVVFHDVGLPVDRDAADIDAVIHNDESDSLIAQMELELETTRQDLDKSLQDMEATNEELKSSNEELLSMNEELQSANEELETSKEEIRASSDAVARANDDLQNLIKSTQIATVFLDHEFRIRSFTPAITAIYDLIPTDIGRPLSMFLPKVKDMPPLPPVDQIPSIVSDSGRPAASFRSEDVVEADNGSFYARRIHPYTTNDDQRDGFVVTFADVTELQRGQKLLMEREAHLRRVINHQLGLVGVIDREGNLVEVDDRSLQIAKTRREDVIGKPFAEAAWWSYDQAVSKQIRDAMDRAFGGEVVRFDVSLFAHGDDGVYIDFMLAPVRDEHGDIEYLIPSGVDIRDRRNSERLVRTIAENSTHGLVMMDERGFVIYCNQAWLDMTGFDDKEIRSMPLHDLVHHHYPDGRPYPMDKSPIDRALPEDFSVRAHEDLFFRKDGSTFPVLCAASPIFENGVPVSTVIEVRDITDQKQRETDLVASEKFARTVLESSPDCVKVLDGECGLQMMNAAGMCQMEIEDFDALRGQPWWSLWPENNRHLVKEAVEQAKQNGKGRFQAFCPTAKGTPKWWDVIVTPVKSGDDRIETFVSVSRDITEQREFNTKLAERDQRLQLAMSGGRMGAFDWFVQQNVLEWSAQTYEVYGCDPESFVLTPETFFDLVHPDDREAARQRVHEEFDTGATQHRSQFRVIRPTDGRTIWIEGRGRIERDESGDVVKVYGVNSDITDRKSYELELADREAHARRIIDNTVGFVGVLDRDGRMVECNATALAITKLNREDLIGKDFPETYWWNFDSAVQDQLRGMISRAQQGEIAREDIRYQSLDGEIREVDFMLSPILDADGNVEYMIPSGLDIFDRKIAERELEIAKERLDSSMAAANIATWNWNIETNSIRPNPSINAMFGFDADHPTTLEELLARIEPEYRKSVADAVNDSLANQTDYIQEFAIRLPNDELRYMRSLARVRVSETGEFEDFHGLNLDITNDRRREDYAKFRAELLSKLSVLDEPPEIKQTAVNSIAGYFAASRCYLAEYNLEELTALVEAEKHDGDLTPLVGKHKLSNFLTDNEIEEQLSGRSLRLNDLRQTHRSDEQIDQFVQLKIIALAEGRFEPNANFPRKLVVAKSRPYVWRDDEMQFLNELAELVYLKIERAERDQIVKASEAKLQLGMEIGRFALAELDYRSNTIDLSAEAARMYGLGDKAMTVTREQLHDTFHVDDRDELLRRIDECIQPSSDGTINLEHRITLPDGSQRWLYVRKQVQFTRVRKKSGEQARRPVSGTLVAVDITDRKLSELEIVDSRKRLEMAMEAAKMGSFWWEPESDRADWDSQWMAALGVSEDAEKVGKTFFDLIHPDDRAMLEAATPKPSNEPQVYRTEYRIRKPDGSIRWFAGNGQMLPAENGRAARLVGLNWDVTEVREATDRIRRGEQRLRLAMGAAELSLWEWDVVNDQIYWTNELYQRQQMPQEESFGCFADFLKLVHPDDRDSVQSRINETLETGSTYQSEFRMQRADGSYRWVLSMAHLTTDDNDGPVRMVGVEMDVTQRHAYQDELETARRQAEAANQSKSAFVANMSHEIRTPMTAILGYAELVRDLIDHPEANGHLQTIRRNGDYLLEIINDILDLSKIEAGKLDIECERFQPVRVIEDVRSIMEVRAHESKLELQVEYDGKLPKIIQSDAKRLKQILINLVGNAIKFTREGRVKIRVRYEDLSGNDSKDSRQMSGQSAPSRTGELHFDVIDTGIGMSDEQQERLFKPFSQGDTTTARDFGGTGLGLAISQRLAEMLGGKVQVSSTYGVGSTFTVSISTGDLTDLEFVDYKQIELTGHHTPSSADTEIGGQSKADAPRLACHVLVVDDRRDIRFLSKRLLTKAGATVDECEDGQLAVEHMTDCLKKGHCPDLILLDMQMPNLDGYGTARQLRRLGYDGPIIALTADAMQGDMNECLNAGCNDYLSKPIDAKRLVELVDELTMD, from the coding sequence ATGGATAAACGCGATCGAAACTTAAGAAAAGACCCAATCCTTACCCTAGCGGTCGGTGCTTCCGCTGGCGGTCTCGAAGCGTTCGAGGAACTGTTGGTCGGACTGGGCGACTCGCCTGGCCTAGCAATCATCTTCGTGCAGCATCTCGATCCCAGCAGCAAATCGCTGCTGGGCGAGCTGCTGACCAAAGTCACCACGATGGAAGTGGTTGACTTGACCGAGGGGCGCGAGAAGATCAGGCCGGACGTGGTCTACGTTTGTCCGCCGCATTCGCTGCTTCAAATCCAAAACGACTTTCTGAACGTACAGCCGTCAGCCGAAGAAGGGCGGGCAACGCACCCGATCGATCATTTTTTCCACAGTGTTGCCGAAGAAAAACGCGATCGCGGTATCGGCGTGGTGCTTTCAGGTTCAGGTAGCGATGGAACGTTGGGTCTGAAGGCGATCAGCGACCAAGGCGGTTTGACGTTTGCTCAAGACGGCAAGTCGGCGAAGTACGATTCAATGCCACGTAGTGCCGCGACGACCGGTGTGGCCGATCACGTGATGCCACCAGGCGAGATCGCGGCGGAAGTGCGGAAGTACGTCGAGCATTTGAGATCGCTGGGCGATTTGACTTCGTCGAAACGTTTGCAAGGTGAGATCGAAGAAGCGATCCCGATGATTTCGGAGGCGTTGCTCAAAGCGACCAACCATAACTTTCAACATTACAAAACCAACACATTGGTCCGCCGCGTTCAACGTCGGATGCAAGTGCTGAAGATCGTGTCGGCGAGCGACTATGTCGACCTGATCTTGCACCAAGAGGACGAAGCTCAGTCGCTGTTTCGCGAATTGCTGATCGGCGTGACGGCGTTCTTTCGCGATCCCGAAGCTTTCGCAACTTTGAAACGGGATGTGTTGCCGAAGTTGCTCGATCAGCGGGGGCCGGATGATTGCGTTCGCATCTGGGTGGCCGGCTGTGCCAACGGCGCTGAAGCCTACACGATGGCGATGTTATGTCGTGAAGTTTTGGATGAGCTGTCTCAATCGGAGGCGTCACCGTCCGTCCAAATCTTCGCGACCGACATCGACGAACGAGCACTGGCCATCGCACGCGAGGGCAAATATCCGGTCGGCATCGAAGACCAAGTTTCGCCCGAGCGTTTGAAACGGTTCTTCGTCAAACGTGGCAAGCGGTACCAAGTCACCAAAGAGATTCGCGAGCTGGTGTTGTTCTCCGCTCACAACCTGATTAGTGATCCGCCATTCTCGCGGCAAGACTTGATCTCGTGCCGCAACTTGCTGATCTACCTTGGTCCGCATTTGCAGAACAAGTTGATCCCGCTATTTCATTACGCACTGCGCCCTTCCGGTTTCCTGTTCCTCGGTCCCAGCGAGAACATCGTTTCTCATGGCGAATTGTTTCGGCCGGTCGATGCCAAAGTGCGAATCTCGCAACGGAAGGGAACGGCGGTAGGATTGGCCGCCGGGCTGACGTATCGACCGGGCACACCGCTTCGCAATTTGGAACGGAACACGCCTGATCCGGCGGTTGATCTAACGACGATGATGCAAAAGATCGCGTTGGATGAGTTCACACCACAGACGGCTGTGATAGACGAATCCGGGCAAGTGTTGACTTCATCGTCGAAAATCGACAAGTACTTGAAGTTCGCTGGCGGGCCAACACAGACCAACATCCTAAAACTCGCAACAAGCGGACTGCGGATCGGATTGCGAGCGGCCATCTCGGAAGCGAAGCAAACCAAGCGACGCGTCGAACACGAAAATCTGTCCGTGCGTGTGGGAGACTTGGTGCAGCGAGTAATGGTGACGGTCCAGCCAATGCCGAGACTGGGCGAAGACGATCCGCTGTACATGGTCGTCTTTCATGACGTCGGCTTGCCGGTCGATCGTGACGCAGCTGACATCGATGCGGTCATTCACAACGATGAATCTGATTCATTGATCGCCCAAATGGAATTGGAACTGGAAACGACCCGGCAGGATCTCGACAAATCGTTGCAGGACATGGAGGCGACCAACGAAGAATTGAAGTCATCCAACGAAGAACTGTTGTCGATGAACGAAGAGCTTCAATCGGCGAACGAAGAACTTGAAACCAGCAAGGAAGAGATCCGAGCCAGTAGTGACGCCGTCGCTCGCGCTAACGACGACCTGCAAAACCTGATCAAGAGCACGCAAATCGCGACGGTGTTTCTCGACCATGAATTTCGTATTCGCAGTTTCACTCCGGCCATCACGGCAATTTATGACTTGATCCCGACCGACATCGGTCGCCCGCTGTCGATGTTCTTGCCCAAGGTCAAGGACATGCCGCCGCTACCGCCAGTCGATCAGATACCGTCGATCGTTTCGGATTCTGGCAGACCGGCGGCGTCGTTTAGGTCCGAAGACGTCGTCGAGGCAGACAACGGTAGCTTTTACGCCCGCCGAATTCATCCCTACACGACCAACGACGATCAGCGTGACGGGTTCGTCGTCACCTTCGCCGATGTTACGGAATTGCAGCGTGGTCAAAAATTGTTGATGGAACGCGAAGCCCACCTTCGCCGGGTCATCAACCATCAACTCGGACTCGTCGGCGTGATTGACCGAGAAGGCAATTTGGTCGAGGTCGATGATCGATCGCTGCAGATCGCCAAGACTCGCCGTGAGGACGTGATCGGCAAGCCCTTCGCCGAGGCAGCCTGGTGGTCGTACGACCAAGCGGTATCGAAACAGATCCGAGATGCGATGGATCGTGCCTTCGGCGGAGAAGTCGTCCGATTCGACGTTTCGTTGTTCGCGCACGGAGACGACGGCGTCTACATCGATTTCATGCTCGCACCCGTTCGAGACGAACACGGCGACATTGAGTATTTGATTCCTTCGGGTGTCGACATCCGTGATCGTCGCAACAGCGAACGACTCGTGCGGACCATCGCGGAAAACTCCACTCATGGACTGGTGATGATGGACGAGCGAGGGTTTGTCATCTACTGCAATCAAGCGTGGCTCGACATGACCGGGTTCGATGACAAAGAAATTCGGTCGATGCCGCTTCACGATCTCGTTCATCATCACTATCCCGATGGTCGCCCCTACCCAATGGATAAAAGCCCGATCGATCGAGCGTTACCGGAGGATTTTTCGGTTCGCGCGCACGAGGATCTGTTCTTTCGCAAAGACGGCAGCACGTTCCCCGTTTTGTGTGCGGCAAGTCCAATCTTTGAGAACGGAGTCCCAGTTTCGACGGTGATCGAGGTTCGTGACATCACCGACCAGAAACAGCGAGAGACTGATCTCGTCGCGTCGGAAAAATTCGCACGCACCGTGCTCGAAAGCAGTCCTGATTGCGTCAAGGTACTCGACGGAGAGTGCGGTCTGCAAATGATGAACGCGGCTGGAATGTGCCAGATGGAGATCGAAGATTTCGATGCATTGCGAGGTCAACCCTGGTGGTCGCTATGGCCCGAAAACAATCGACACTTGGTGAAAGAAGCGGTCGAACAAGCTAAGCAAAATGGCAAGGGACGTTTTCAAGCGTTCTGTCCGACTGCGAAGGGCACGCCGAAATGGTGGGACGTGATCGTCACACCGGTGAAATCCGGCGACGATCGGATTGAGACATTTGTTTCGGTGTCCCGTGATATCACCGAGCAACGTGAGTTCAATACGAAACTTGCCGAGCGTGATCAGCGTTTACAGCTCGCCATGTCTGGCGGCAGGATGGGTGCGTTCGATTGGTTCGTCCAACAGAATGTTTTGGAGTGGTCCGCTCAGACATACGAAGTCTATGGCTGTGACCCCGAATCATTTGTTCTGACCCCGGAAACATTTTTCGATCTCGTCCATCCCGACGACCGCGAAGCAGCCCGTCAGCGTGTACACGAAGAGTTCGACACGGGGGCAACGCAGCACCGATCGCAATTCCGAGTCATTCGACCGACCGATGGACGAACGATTTGGATTGAAGGCCGCGGAAGGATCGAGCGAGACGAATCGGGTGACGTGGTGAAGGTCTATGGCGTAAACAGTGACATCACGGACCGAAAATCGTATGAACTCGAACTAGCCGATCGTGAAGCTCATGCGCGACGTATCATCGACAACACCGTTGGCTTTGTCGGCGTACTCGATCGCGACGGCCGCATGGTCGAGTGCAATGCGACCGCATTGGCGATCACCAAACTCAATCGCGAAGACCTTATCGGCAAAGATTTCCCCGAGACTTACTGGTGGAACTTTGATTCCGCAGTTCAGGACCAACTTCGTGGCATGATCTCGCGAGCTCAACAGGGCGAGATCGCTCGCGAAGACATCCGCTATCAGTCGCTCGATGGCGAAATTCGTGAAGTCGACTTTATGTTAAGCCCGATCCTCGACGCCGACGGCAACGTCGAATACATGATTCCATCGGGGTTGGATATCTTCGACCGAAAGATTGCTGAACGTGAGTTGGAGATCGCGAAGGAACGGCTCGATTCCTCGATGGCGGCGGCCAACATTGCGACATGGAACTGGAACATCGAAACGAACTCAATTCGTCCCAACCCCAGCATCAACGCCATGTTCGGCTTCGATGCCGATCATCCGACCACCCTCGAAGAATTACTCGCTCGAATCGAACCGGAATATCGCAAATCGGTTGCGGATGCGGTCAATGATTCGCTTGCAAACCAAACGGACTACATTCAAGAGTTCGCGATCCGCTTGCCCAACGATGAACTTCGTTACATGCGTTCGCTGGCCCGTGTTCGTGTATCGGAAACGGGAGAGTTCGAAGATTTCCACGGCCTCAACCTCGATATTACCAATGATCGGCGTCGCGAAGATTACGCGAAGTTCCGTGCCGAGTTGTTGTCGAAGCTAAGCGTACTGGATGAACCGCCGGAGATCAAACAAACCGCGGTCAACAGCATTGCAGGATATTTTGCCGCTTCGCGATGCTATCTCGCCGAATACAATTTGGAAGAGTTGACCGCTCTCGTCGAGGCCGAAAAACACGATGGCGACCTTACGCCACTGGTTGGCAAACACAAGTTGTCGAACTTTCTCACCGACAACGAGATCGAAGAACAATTGAGCGGTCGTTCGCTTCGGCTTAATGATCTTCGTCAGACTCATCGTAGCGATGAACAGATCGATCAATTCGTTCAATTGAAAATTATCGCGCTGGCCGAAGGCAGGTTCGAGCCGAACGCCAATTTTCCACGGAAATTGGTGGTCGCGAAATCGCGGCCGTACGTTTGGCGCGATGATGAAATGCAGTTCTTGAACGAGCTAGCTGAATTGGTTTATCTGAAAATCGAACGCGCCGAACGGGATCAAATCGTCAAAGCTTCGGAAGCGAAGTTGCAATTGGGAATGGAAATCGGACGGTTCGCGTTGGCCGAGCTCGACTATCGCAGCAACACGATCGATCTGTCCGCCGAAGCTGCTCGCATGTACGGCTTGGGTGACAAGGCAATGACGGTCACTCGCGAGCAACTTCACGACACGTTTCATGTCGATGATCGCGACGAATTGTTGCGACGCATCGACGAGTGCATCCAACCAAGTAGCGATGGAACGATTAACCTGGAGCATCGAATTACTCTACCCGATGGAAGTCAGCGATGGTTGTACGTACGCAAGCAGGTGCAATTTACCCGCGTGAGAAAAAAGTCCGGCGAGCAAGCTCGTCGCCCGGTCTCAGGAACGTTGGTTGCGGTTGATATCACGGATCGCAAGTTATCGGAGCTGGAAATCGTCGACAGCCGCAAACGACTCGAGATGGCGATGGAAGCGGCGAAAATGGGATCGTTTTGGTGGGAACCTGAATCGGACCGTGCCGACTGGGACTCCCAGTGGATGGCCGCATTAGGCGTTTCAGAAGATGCTGAAAAAGTTGGCAAAACCTTCTTCGATCTGATCCATCCCGACGATCGAGCTATGTTGGAAGCGGCAACTCCGAAGCCTAGCAATGAGCCTCAGGTTTATCGAACCGAATACCGCATCCGCAAACCCGACGGTAGCATTCGTTGGTTTGCGGGCAATGGCCAAATGCTGCCTGCTGAAAACGGGCGAGCCGCTCGATTGGTCGGTTTGAACTGGGACGTGACGGAAGTTCGTGAAGCCACCGATCGGATTCGTCGCGGTGAACAACGGTTGCGTCTGGCAATGGGTGCGGCCGAGTTGTCACTGTGGGAATGGGATGTCGTCAATGATCAAATTTATTGGACCAACGAGCTGTACCAGCGGCAGCAAATGCCGCAGGAAGAATCGTTCGGTTGCTTCGCGGATTTCCTAAAACTTGTGCATCCAGACGATCGTGATTCGGTACAAAGCCGAATCAACGAAACGCTGGAAACAGGGTCAACCTATCAATCAGAATTTCGGATGCAACGAGCTGACGGATCGTATCGCTGGGTGCTTTCGATGGCTCATCTAACAACGGATGACAACGATGGTCCGGTCCGAATGGTGGGCGTCGAGATGGACGTGACCCAGCGTCATGCCTATCAGGATGAATTGGAAACGGCCCGCCGACAAGCAGAAGCTGCCAATCAATCTAAGAGCGCGTTCGTGGCGAATATGTCCCACGAGATCCGCACACCGATGACCGCGATCCTGGGTTACGCCGAATTGGTTCGTGACTTGATCGATCACCCCGAAGCGAACGGCCACTTGCAAACCATCCGACGCAACGGCGATTACTTGCTCGAAATCATTAACGACATCTTGGACTTGTCGAAGATCGAAGCCGGCAAGTTGGACATCGAATGTGAACGTTTTCAACCGGTCCGAGTGATTGAGGATGTGCGCAGCATCATGGAAGTCCGGGCACATGAAAGCAAACTCGAACTGCAAGTCGAGTACGACGGCAAACTGCCCAAGATCATCCAGTCAGACGCGAAACGCTTGAAGCAAATTCTCATCAATCTCGTCGGCAACGCGATCAAGTTCACTCGCGAAGGAAGGGTCAAAATTCGTGTTCGATACGAAGATCTTAGCGGGAACGATTCAAAAGACTCTCGTCAGATGTCCGGGCAATCCGCTCCGTCCCGCACCGGCGAGTTGCACTTCGATGTCATCGACACCGGCATCGGCATGAGCGACGAGCAACAAGAGAGATTGTTCAAACCGTTTTCGCAGGGCGACACCACCACCGCTCGAGATTTCGGCGGCACCGGTTTGGGGCTGGCGATCAGTCAGCGACTCGCCGAAATGCTCGGCGGCAAGGTCCAGGTCAGCAGCACTTACGGCGTCGGCAGCACCTTCACCGTTTCGATTTCAACTGGCGATCTAACAGACTTGGAATTCGTCGATTATAAGCAAATCGAACTTACCGGCCATCACACTCCTTCTTCGGCCGACACCGAGATCGGCGGTCAAAGTAAGGCAGACGCACCACGGCTCGCTTGCCACGTTCTGGTCGTCGACGATCGACGCGACATACGGTTCTTATCTAAACGGCTACTGACCAAAGCCGGCGCGACGGTTGACGAATGCGAAGACGGACAACTGGCGGTCGAACACATGACCGATTGTCTAAAGAAGGGCCACTGCCCTGATCTGATCTTGCTCGACATGCAAATGCCCAACCTCGACGGCTACGGAACCGCTCGACAATTGCGGCGTCTGGGCTACGACGGGCCAATCATCGCCTTGACCGCCGACGCCATGCAAGGCGACATGAATGAATGTCTCAACGCTGGCTGCAACGACTACCTCAGCAAGCCAATCGATGCGAAGCGTTTGGTGGAGTTGGTCGACGAACTGACGATGGATTAA